From the Deltaproteobacteria bacterium genome, one window contains:
- a CDS encoding alpha/beta hydrolase: MPYSTANGLKIYYEVSGEGMPFVMVHANPFDHNLWMYQIAHFSTYFKVIAIDIRGYGRSDKPETPFSLKDMADDVLGVCRDEGVNAAILGGVSVGSGMAILLGLDHPEIFKAIILVGGSSGPGGSIDERIHGYTKVGIEKYHIQHLRELVAPEFPETKLGKYLLNTFVERDPWLSGESIGQIFHARGGLDMTPRLATMKVPTLVINGEYDNSLAGGKKTASLIPGAVHKVLPKTGHACNIEDPATFDEFVIDFLRANKLMPANPT; this comes from the coding sequence ATGCCCTACAGCACCGCCAACGGCCTAAAAATTTACTACGAAGTCTCCGGCGAAGGCATGCCCTTCGTCATGGTTCATGCCAATCCGTTCGACCACAATTTGTGGATGTACCAGATCGCCCACTTCTCGACTTACTTCAAAGTGATCGCCATCGATATCCGCGGCTACGGACGATCCGACAAGCCGGAAACGCCGTTCAGCCTCAAAGACATGGCCGACGACGTGCTCGGTGTTTGCCGCGATGAAGGCGTCAACGCAGCGATCCTCGGCGGCGTCAGCGTCGGCTCGGGCATGGCGATCTTGCTCGGCCTCGATCATCCGGAGATTTTCAAGGCGATCATCCTCGTCGGCGGCAGCAGCGGCCCCGGCGGTTCCATCGACGAACGCATTCACGGTTACACTAAGGTCGGCATCGAAAAATATCACATTCAACATCTGCGCGAATTGGTCGCGCCGGAATTTCCAGAAACTAAATTAGGAAAGTATTTGCTCAACACTTTCGTCGAACGCGATCCCTGGCTGTCGGGCGAATCCATCGGGCAGATTTTTCACGCCCGCGGCGGCCTCGACATGACGCCGCGTCTGGCAACGATGAAAGTGCCGACGCTAGTGATCAACGGCGAATACGATAACTCACTAGCCGGCGGCAAGAAAACTGCATCGCTAATTCCTGGCGCCGTGCACAAAGTCCTGCCAAAAACTGGCCACGCCTGCAACATCGAAGACCCCGCCACGTTCGATGAGTTCGTGATCGATTTCCTGCGCGCCAATAAGTTGATGCCAGCCAATCCGACGTAG
- a CDS encoding DUF1152 domain-containing protein — protein sequence MNSSVPSLEDLISDSKHALVIGVGGGGDVVGALTAARFLEFCGLRFTVGGLSWERNVYDPIPGPRKPSETKNVRVLHEFAWMANANSQTSTGVPFAEAKMAALLKREVLLVDINGGVKGVVDGLEVAMKELQTDLLVGLDVGGDSLAEGHEPGLRSPLADSIMIAAFAELAERGHRTMWGVFGYGSDGELTVDEIETALSKLAAADGLLGAWSLTAKIARELEEVVKTVPTEASALPIECFRGACGNRDIRRGERHVKLTPLTALTFFMSTGKLYDTLARPARALRSSSSLDQANDALHALGIATELDYERKFYQAATLK from the coding sequence ATGAATTCCTCTGTTCCATCGCTCGAAGATCTAATTAGCGACTCGAAACATGCACTTGTCATCGGCGTTGGCGGCGGCGGCGATGTCGTCGGGGCGCTGACCGCTGCGCGCTTTCTCGAATTCTGCGGCTTGCGCTTTACCGTCGGCGGCCTTTCTTGGGAACGCAACGTTTACGATCCGATTCCCGGCCCGCGCAAACCCAGCGAAACGAAAAACGTGCGGGTACTGCACGAGTTCGCTTGGATGGCCAATGCCAATAGCCAAACCAGCACCGGCGTGCCTTTCGCCGAAGCGAAGATGGCCGCGCTGCTCAAACGTGAAGTCCTACTCGTCGACATCAACGGCGGCGTCAAGGGCGTCGTCGACGGACTTGAAGTCGCGATGAAAGAATTGCAAACCGATCTGCTCGTCGGTCTCGATGTTGGAGGCGATTCATTGGCCGAGGGCCATGAGCCCGGCCTGCGCAGTCCGCTGGCGGATTCCATCATGATCGCCGCCTTTGCCGAATTGGCAGAGCGCGGCCATCGTACCATGTGGGGCGTGTTCGGCTACGGCAGCGACGGCGAATTGACCGTCGACGAAATTGAAACCGCCCTCAGCAAACTTGCCGCTGCCGACGGCCTGCTTGGCGCCTGGTCGCTGACAGCGAAAATCGCTAGAGAACTCGAAGAAGTAGTAAAAACCGTTCCGACCGAAGCGAGCGCACTTCCGATCGAATGTTTCCGCGGCGCCTGTGGCAACCGCGATATCCGGCGCGGCGAGCGCCATGTCAAACTCACGCCGCTCACGGCGCTGACATTTTTCATGTCAACCGGCAAACTTTATGATACCCTCGCCCGGCCCGCTCGAGCGCTACGTTCCAGCTCATCGTTAGACCAAGCCAATGACGCGCTCCACGCCCTCGGCATCGCCACCGAACTGGACTATGAACGAAAATTCTATCAGGCGGCAACTCTCAAGTGA